Proteins encoded in a region of the Cucumis sativus cultivar 9930 unplaced genomic scaffold, Cucumber_9930_V3 scaffold66, whole genome shotgun sequence genome:
- the LOC116406128 gene encoding cytochrome c oxidase assembly protein COX11, mitochondrial-like → MAGGGMIGQLLRRKLKTQSTSFGALAFLGDGVPEHLSFATAASCYEADHGLQCPSYIWSRNGNLSSHVHASLTSNFLLQSTYSLSRTCNVYKRGTGLDVCELKMGRGFHSQSFQKHWFSPLSTRYIGRYSSLHNIQRSYSTAAIERKSKNMLFYLVALVLTMVGCSYAAVPLYRRFCQATGYGGTVQRRESVEEKIARHAKDGTVTTRDIVVQFNADVADGMPWKFIPTQREVRVKPGESALAFYTAENRSSTPITGVSTYNVTPMKAAIYFNKIQCFCFEEQRLLPGEQIDMPVFFYIDPEFETDPKMDGINNLILSYTFFKVSEE, encoded by the exons ATGGCTGGTGGAGGAATGATCGGGCAGTTACTAAGGAGGAAGCTTAAGACCCAGTCTACC TCCTTTGGAGCACTTGCTTTTCTTGGAGATGGCGTGCCAGAACATTTGAGCTTTGCAACAGCAGCATCCTGCTATGAGGCTGATCATGGGTTACAGTGTCCAAGCTACATCTGGTCTCGCAATGGTAATCTCAGTTCACATGTTCATGCATC GTTGACATCCAACTTTCTACTGCAGTCAACTTATAGTTTAAGTCGAACTTGTAATGTTTATAAAAGAGGTACTGGTTTAGATGTATGTGAATTAAAAATGGGACGCGGCTTTCATTCACAGTCATTTCAAAAGCATTGGTTTTCACCCCTTTCTACTCGTTATATTGGGAGGTATTCTTCCTTGCACAATATTCAGCGCAGCTACTCTACAGCTGCTATTGAACGGAAGTCCAAAAATATGCTTTTCTACCTTGTAGCATTGGTTCTTACCATGGTAGGATGTAGTTATGCGGCTGTTCCTCTTTATAGGAGGTTCTGCCAAGCTACTGGTTATGGGGGCACTGTTCAGCGCCGTGAg agtgttgaagaaaaaattgctCGCCATGCTAAAGATGGAACAGTAACTACAAG GGATATTGTTGTCCAGTTTAATGCTGACGTAGCTGATGGAATGCCTTGGAAGTTTATTCCAACACAGAGAGAG GTAAGGGTAAAACCTGGAGAAAGTGCACTTGCATTCTATACTGCTGAAAATAGAAGTTCAACTCCAATTACTGGTGTGTCTACGTACAATGTTACACCTATGAAG GCCGCAATCTACTTCAATAAAATACAATGCTTTTGCTTTGAAGAGCAACGTCTCCTTCCCGGGGAGCAGATCGACATGCCT GTGTTCTTCTATATTGATCCTGAGTTTGAAACTGACCCAAAAATGGACGGCATCAACAATTTGATTCTATCATACACTTTTTTCAAAGTCTCAGAAGAATAG
- the LOC116406091 gene encoding uncharacterized protein LOC116406091 isoform X3, whose translation MEEKDRDHHHRHHRRRDSPTPMKKAQVFYYISRNGRLEQPHFLEIPLFPNHPLRLKGTIKVDMCGTTCRKMTWFIPLKVMNTFSRHLNLLIFMPPVQVHIPNNNPRQPVQEPNLPTKTRKQQLAPTPLPHHPHSDLEYDEDEDYEYDDGDKNAGEPPGQLRLRPSRLDVPLRNGLP comes from the exons ATGGAGGAGAAAGACAGAGACCACCACCACCGTCACCACCGTCGCCGCGACTCTCCCACTCCGATGAAAAAAGCCCAAGTTTTTTACTATATCTCCAGAAACGGCCGTCTGGAACAACCCCATTTTCTCGAAATCCCTCTCTTCCCCAACCACCCTCTTCGTCTCAAAG GAACTATAAAAGTGGATATGTGTGGAACGACTTGTCGGAAAATGACGTGGTTTATCCCGCTGAAGGTTATGAATACGTTCTCAAGGCATCTCAACTTGTTGATCTTCATGCCTCCTGTG CAAGTACACATACCCAACAACAACCCAAGGCAACCGGTTCAAGAACCCAACCTCCCAACTAAAACTCGGAAACAGCAACTCGCACCCACTCCACTCCCCCACCACCCACATTCCGATTTAGAATACGACGAAGACGAAGATTACGAATACGACGATGGCGATAAGAACGCTGGGGAACCCCCGGGACAACTCAGACTCCGACCGAGTCGGCTCGATGTTCCACTTCGAAACGGTTTGCCTTGA
- the LOC101218159 gene encoding acyl-coenzyme A oxidase, peroxisomal has translation MASPRESNRAPEDESHAASRRIERLSLHLTPMIPLPGDDSYRMEIVTCAGNSKVGRMDVDMESLSVFMRGKHREIQERVFDYFNSRPELQTPVEISMNDHRELCMKQLIGLVREAGIKPFRFVNEDPGKYFAIMEAVGSVDVSLAIKMGVQFSLWGGSVLNLGTKKHRDKFFDGIDNVDYPGCFAMTELHHGSNVQGLQTTATFDLITDEFIINTPNDGAIKWWIGNAAVHGKFATVFAKLVLPTHGSKKTADMGVHAFIVPIRDLKTHKTLPGIEIHDCGHKVGLNGVDNGALRFRSVRIPRDNLLDRFGQVSRDGKYKSSLPSINKRFAATLGELVGGRVALAYSSASVLKIASTIAIRYSLLRQQFGPPKQAEVSILDYQSQQHKLMPMLASTYAFQFATIQLVEKYTQMKKTHDEELVGDVHALSAGLKAYITSYTAKSLSTCREACGGHGYAAVNRFGTLRNDHDIFQTFEGDNTVLLQQVAAYLLKQYKEKFQGGTLALTWNYLRESMNTYLSQPNPVTARWESADHLRDPKFQLDAFQYRTSRLLQSVAVRLRKHTKTLGGFGAWNRCLNHLLTLAESHIESVILAQFIEAIQRCPNANTQATLKLVCDLYALDRIWNDIGTYRNVDYVAPNKAKAIHKLTEYLCFQVRNVAQELVDAFDLPDHVTRAPIAMQSNAYSQYTQYVGF, from the exons ATGGCATCACCAAGAGAATCAAATCGGGCGCCCGAGGATGAATCTCATGCAGCCTCCCGGCGGATCGAGCGTCTGTCCTTGCACCTGACTCCCATGATTCCCCTTCCCGGAGATGATTCGTACAGAATGGAAATCGTAACGTGCGCCGGAAATTCCAAGGTGGGCAGAATGGATGTCGACATGGAAAGTTTATCAGTGTTTATGAGGGGGAAACATAGGGAGATTCAAGAGCGCGTTTTTGACTACTTCAATTCGAGGCCTGAATTGCAAACGCCGGTAGAGATCTCTATGAACGATCATCGGGAGCTTTGTATGAAGCAATTGATCGGTCTCGTGAGAGAGGCCGGAATTAAGCCGTTTAGGTTTGTCAATGAAGATCCTGGTAAATATTTCGCCATTATGGAAGCCGTTGGAAGCGTCGATGTCTCTCTTGCCATTAAAATGGGTGTACAGTTCAG TCTTTGGGGCGGCTCTGTTCTCAATTTAGGAACCAAAAAGCACAGAGACAAATTCTTTGATGGTATTGACAATGTGGATTATCCTGGATGTTTTGCTATGACTGAACTTCATCATG GCTCAAACGTTCAGGGTCTACAAACAACAGCTACATTTGATCTGATCACTGATGAATTCATTATCAATACACCAAATGATGGAGCCATCAAATGGTGGATTGGCAATGCTGCAGTTCATGGAAAATTTGCCACTGTTTTCGCTAAGCTGGTGTTGCCAACTCACGGTTCTAAGAAGACTGCTGATATGGGTGTTCATGCGTTCATTGTTCCAATAAGAGATCTTAAGACTCATAAAACTCTTCCTGGAATTGAAATACACGATTGTGGCCACAAGGTAGGCCTCAATGGGGTGGATAATGGAGCATTGAGATTCCGTTCAGTGAGAATTCCACGAGATAATCTCCTTGATCGATTTGGACAGGTTTCCCGAGATGGGAAGTATAAGAGTAGTTTACCATCGATCAATAAAAGATTTGCAGCCACGTTAGGAGAACTTGTAGGTGGAAGAGTTGCCCTGGCATATTCGTCAGCTAGTGTTCTTAAGATTGCTTCTACAATTGCAATTCGATATTCGCTGTTACGTCAGCAATTCGGTCCTCCAAAGCAGGCTGAAGTCAGTATTCTGGATTACCAATCTCAACAACACAAGCTAATGCCAATGCTGGCATCAACATACGCCTTCCAATTTGCTACTATACAACTAGTGGAGAAGTATACACAGATGAAGAAGACTCATGATGAAGAACTAGTTGGAGATGTGCATGCATTATCAGCGGGGCTTAAGGCTTACATTACTTCATACACAGCGAAGTCATTGAGTACCTGCAGGGAAGCCTGTGGTGGCCATGGATATGCTGCTGTCAATCGCTTTGGTACCCTTAGGAACGATCatgatatttttcaaacttttgaagGGGACAATACAGTTCTTCTACAACAG GTCGCAGCATACCTCTTGAAGCAATACAAGGAGAAATTTCAAGGTGGGACACTTGCACTTACATGGAACTACTTGCGAGAATCCATGAATACATATCTGTCTCAGCCAAATCCCGTCACTGCACGCTGGGAAAGTGCGGACCATCTGCGAGATCCTAAGTTTCAGCTAGATGCCTTCCAA TATCGAACATCTCGGTTACTTCAAAGTGTGGCTGTTCGTCTTCGCAAGCATACTAAAACCCTTGGTGGCTTTGGCGCATGGAATAGATGCCTGAATCACCTTCTAACTCTTGCAGAATCTCATATCGAGTCTGTAATCCTTGCTCAATTTATTGAAGCTATACAAAG ATGTCCCAATGCGAATACACAGGCTACTCTGAAACTCGTATGCGATCTTTACGCCTTGGATCGTATATGGAACGACATTGGAACTTACCGAAATGTTGACTATGTAGCTCCCAACAAAGCAAAG GCAATTCACAAGCTCACCGAATATCTATGTTTTCAAGTGAGAAACGTTGCACAAGAACTAGTTGATGCATTTGATCTTCCAGATCATGTAACTCGGGCTCCCATTGCAATGCAGTCAAATGCTTACTCCCAATACACACAATACGTCGGGTTCTGA
- the LOC116406093 gene encoding major pollen allergen Lol p 11-like: MPTSTLFKLLIGVCFLVLLHGLPASAQLFVVNGCVYCDTCRCGFETNVSTPISGAKVRLECRDRATWVLKFTKEAITDSKGKYKINVYEDHKDESCKVVLVSSPHLGCNRPDVGRNSATVILTNNNGLTSIFRYANAMGFLIRRPLAFCPTILKQYLDFDESL, encoded by the exons ATGCCTACTTCTACTCTTTTCAAGTTATTGATTGGTGTTTGTTTTCTCGTGCTTCTTCACGGCCTTCCTGCCTCCGCGCAGCTTTTCGTCGTCAATGGTTGTGTCTACTGCGACACTTGTCGGTGTGGTTTCGAGACAAACGTCTCCACTCCCATTTCTG GTGCAAAAGTGAGGTTGGAGTGTAGAGATAGAGCCACATGGGTGTTGAAGTTCACCAAAGAAGCTATTACCGATTCTaaaggaaaatacaaaatcaatgtGTATGAAGACCACAAGGATGAGAGTTGTAAGGTAGTTCTTGTGAGTAGTCCTCATCTTGGGTGCAACCGTCCCGATGTAGGTCGAAACAGTGCTACTGTCATTCTCACCAACAACAATGGCCTCACTAGCATCTTCCGCTATGCAAATGCAATGGGCTTCCTGATCCGACGTCCTCTTGCTTTCTGCCCCACAATTCTCAAACAATATCTCGACTTCGATGAGTCGTTGTGA
- the LOC116406095 gene encoding putative ETHYLENE INSENSITIVE 3-like 4 protein: MMVEFHGEIRSHNDEDDRDQEPEEEISYDDLKKRMWRDRQRMKKMKERHDEEEPESAAREEASRRKKMARAQDSILKCMDKIMEACKAQGFVYGIVPEKGKPVTGSSESLREWWKDDVRFEQDAPMAIAKFLPKVIEESGIDPNSFLHLLTDLQDTTLGSILSALMQHCIPPQRKFPLEKGLAPPWWPTGNELWWGEQGAAGGHGVPPYKKPHDLKKAWKISVLAAVIKHMSPDLDNMKKLIRQSKNLQAKMTAKETITWAKVVNQEEALMNLTKKSLRITDEEEDKEEEHNKNRDKQSSDEIMTKRKCVFEQEPILESLLYPCQNQWCPQSEAVMGFMDKKARTEHETQCICGGERSEEFSDEQSMDTHLKSVVEWMNWELGRAEAGREEARIEDAGDGSGSSTAEDYGSGYWNMDLNASPAEDLSGQQQDSTSIWDLRYDWGAEE; this comes from the coding sequence ATGATGGTGGAGTTCCATGGAGAAATCCGATCCCATAACGATGAAGACGACCGAGACCAAGAACCAGAAGAGGAAATTAGCTACGATGATCTCAAGAAACGAATGTGGAGAGATCGACAAcggatgaagaagatgaaggagaGGCATGATGAAGAAGAGCCTGAATCTGCTGCAAGAGAAGAAGCTTCTCGCCGTAAGAAAATGGCTAGAGCTCAAGATTCCATTCTTAAGTGCATGGATAAAATCATGGAAGCTTGTAAAGCTCAAGGGTTTGTTTATGGAATCGTTCCGGAAAAGGGAAAGCCGGTCACTGGCTCTTCCGAGAGCCTCCGTGAATGGTGGAAAGATGATGTCCGATTCGAACAAGATGCTCCAATGGCTATAGCGAAATTTCTCCCcaaagtaattgaagaatcAGGGATTGATCCCAATTCGTTTTTGCATTTACTCACCGATTTACAGGACACAACATTGGGATCCATTCTCTCCGCTTTGATGCAGCACTGTATTCCTCCACAGAGGAAATTCCCACTGGAAAAGGGTTTAGCGCCGCCATGGTGGCCGACGGGTAACGAGCTTTGGTGGGGTGAACAGGGCGCCGCCGGTGGTCATGGTGTTCCGCCGTATAAAAAGCCCCACGATCTCAAAAAGGCGTGGAAAATCAGTGTCTTGGCGGCGGTGATTAAACACATGTCGCCTGATTTAGACaacatgaagaaattaattagGCAATCGAAGAATTTACAAGCGAAAATGACAGCGAAAGAGACAATCACCTGGGCTAAAGTTGTGAATCAAGAAGAAGCTCTGATGAACTTAACAAAAAAGAGCTTAAGAATCACcgacgaagaagaagacaaagaagaagaacacaACAAAAACAGAGATAAACAGAGCAGCGATGAGATTATGACGAAACGAAAGTGTGTATTCGAACAAGAACCCATATTGGAATCGTTGTTATACCCTTGCCAGAATCAATGGTGTCCGCAGAGTGAAGCGGTAATGGGATTTATGGACAAGAAAGCAAGAACAGAGCATGAGACACAGTGCATTTGCGGAGGAGAGAGGTCAGAGGAATTTTCGGACGAGCAATCGATGGACACGCATTTGAAGAGCGTGGTGGAGTGGATGAACTGGGAGCTGGGGAGGGCGGAGGCGGGGAGGGAGGAGGCGAGGATAGAAGATGCTGGAGATGGGTCGGGGAGCAGCACGGCGGAGGATTACGGGAGTGGGTACTGGAATATGGATTTGAATGCGAGTCCGGCGGAGGATTTGAGTGGGCAACAACAAGATTCTACTTCCATTTGGGATTTGAGATATGATTGGGGAGCTGAAGAATAA
- the LOC116406091 gene encoding uncharacterized protein LOC116406091 isoform X1, protein MEEKDRDHHHRHHRRRDSPTPMKKAQVFYYISRNGRLEQPHFLEIPLFPNHPLRLKDVLDRLAVLRGNAMPFLYSWSCKRYKNEKEKGGKIKTGGSLFCKTTCRLASLRVLFIFIVWFILGTIKVDMCGTTCRKMTWFIPLKVMNTFSRHLNLLIFMPPVQVHIPNNNPRQPVQEPNLPTKTRKQQLAPTPLPHHPHSDLEYDEDEDYEYDDGDKNAGEPPGQLRLRPSRLDVPLRNGLP, encoded by the exons ATGGAGGAGAAAGACAGAGACCACCACCACCGTCACCACCGTCGCCGCGACTCTCCCACTCCGATGAAAAAAGCCCAAGTTTTTTACTATATCTCCAGAAACGGCCGTCTGGAACAACCCCATTTTCTCGAAATCCCTCTCTTCCCCAACCACCCTCTTCGTCTCAAAG ATGTTTTGGATCGGCTCGCTGTTCTCAGGGGCAACGCCATGCCTTTCCTCTATTCTTGGTCCTGTAAAAggtataaaaatgaaaaagagaaaggaggaaaaataaaaacagggGGTTCTCTGTTCTGTAAGACGACATGTCGTTTAGCGAGTCTCAgggttctttttatttttattgtttggtttattttagGAACTATAAAAGTGGATATGTGTGGAACGACTTGTCGGAAAATGACGTGGTTTATCCCGCTGAAGGTTATGAATACGTTCTCAAGGCATCTCAACTTGTTGATCTTCATGCCTCCTGTG CAAGTACACATACCCAACAACAACCCAAGGCAACCGGTTCAAGAACCCAACCTCCCAACTAAAACTCGGAAACAGCAACTCGCACCCACTCCACTCCCCCACCACCCACATTCCGATTTAGAATACGACGAAGACGAAGATTACGAATACGACGATGGCGATAAGAACGCTGGGGAACCCCCGGGACAACTCAGACTCCGACCGAGTCGGCTCGATGTTCCACTTCGAAACGGTTTGCCTTGA
- the LOC116406091 gene encoding protein UPSTREAM OF FLC-like isoform X2, whose amino-acid sequence MEEKDRDHHHRHHRRRDSPTPMKKAQVFYYISRNGRLEQPHFLEIPLFPNHPLRLKDVLDRLAVLRGNAMPFLYSWSCKRNYKSGYVWNDLSENDVVYPAEGYEYVLKASQLVDLHASCEKLQQVHIPNNNPRQPVQEPNLPTKTRKQQLAPTPLPHHPHSDLEYDEDEDYEYDDGDKNAGEPPGQLRLRPSRLDVPLRNGLP is encoded by the exons ATGGAGGAGAAAGACAGAGACCACCACCACCGTCACCACCGTCGCCGCGACTCTCCCACTCCGATGAAAAAAGCCCAAGTTTTTTACTATATCTCCAGAAACGGCCGTCTGGAACAACCCCATTTTCTCGAAATCCCTCTCTTCCCCAACCACCCTCTTCGTCTCAAAG ATGTTTTGGATCGGCTCGCTGTTCTCAGGGGCAACGCCATGCCTTTCCTCTATTCTTGGTCCTGTAAAAg GAACTATAAAAGTGGATATGTGTGGAACGACTTGTCGGAAAATGACGTGGTTTATCCCGCTGAAGGTTATGAATACGTTCTCAAGGCATCTCAACTTGTTGATCTTCATGCCTCCTGTG AAAAATTGCAGCAAGTACACATACCCAACAACAACCCAAGGCAACCGGTTCAAGAACCCAACCTCCCAACTAAAACTCGGAAACAGCAACTCGCACCCACTCCACTCCCCCACCACCCACATTCCGATTTAGAATACGACGAAGACGAAGATTACGAATACGACGATGGCGATAAGAACGCTGGGGAACCCCCGGGACAACTCAGACTCCGACCGAGTCGGCTCGATGTTCCACTTCGAAACGGTTTGCCTTGA